The Pan troglodytes isolate AG18354 chromosome 1, NHGRI_mPanTro3-v2.0_pri, whole genome shotgun sequence genome includes a region encoding these proteins:
- the LOC469195 gene encoding dynein light chain 1, cytoplasmic-like encodes MCHRETMIKNADMSEEMQQDSVECAIQALEKYNIEKDIAAHFKTEFDKKNNPTWHCIVRRNFGSYMTREIKHFIYFYLGQVAILLFKSG; translated from the coding sequence ATGTGCCACCGAGAGACCATGATCAAAAATGCAGACATGTCGGAAGAGATGCAACAGGACTCGGTGGAGTGCGCTATTCAGGCACTGGAGAAATATAACATAGAGAAGGATATTGCAGCTCATTTTAAGACGGAATTTGACAAGAAGAACAATCCCACCTGGCATTGTATCGTGAGGAGGAACTTCGGTAGTTACATGACACGTGAAATCAAACACTTCATCTACTTCTACCTGGGCCAAGTGGCCATTCTTCTGTTCAAATCTGGTTAA